Proteins encoded by one window of Microplitis mediator isolate UGA2020A chromosome 1, iyMicMedi2.1, whole genome shotgun sequence:
- the LOC130666981 gene encoding uncharacterized protein LOC130666981 isoform X1, producing the protein MNIFLPVENMKSAIMATFYHYGSSDEKPNHDMCPKGEESWCSYQRAEARGELDTYSHDYSPLPSDVLKAIKPIYEDLSNENLLSRCVGGFNQNNNESFNQLVWKICPKTVNTSFTIVQIAVYVAMCIFNEGINSLLVLMNTLGLNCGPNSHRYAERMDAARIKVADKRANDNAREGRLQRRHQQIDILEAAMTAEELLYGPGIDDSV; encoded by the exons atgaatatattccttcctgttgaaaatatgaaatctgctataatggcaaccttttatcactacggctcgagtgatgaaaaaccgaatcatgatatgtgtccaaaaggcgaagaatcttggtgctcttaccagcgcgctgaagcaagaggagagcttgatacctattctcacgattattctcccttaccttctgatgttttaaaagctatcaagcctatatacgaagatcttagtaatgaaaatttactttcaagatgtgtaggtggattcaatcagaataataatgaaagctttaaccaactagtatggaaaatatgcccaaaaacggtaaatactagttttactatcgtacaaatagctgtatacgttgctatgtgtatatttaatgagggtataaattcattattagtcttgatgaatacactaggacttaattgtgggcctaattctcatcggtatgcagaaagaatggatgctgcacgtatcaaagtagcagataagcgcgctaatgataacgcccgagaaggtcgattgcaacgtaggcaccagcaaatcgatattttggaagctgctatgacggctgaagagctattatatggtccaggaatagatgactcagt atga
- the LOC130666981 gene encoding uncharacterized protein LOC130666981 isoform X2, producing the protein MENMPKNVLMNTLGLNCGPNSHRYAERMDAARIKVADKRANDNAREGRLQRRHQQIDILEAAMTAEELLYGPGIDDSV; encoded by the exons atggaaaatatgcccaaaaacg tcttgatgaatacactaggacttaattgtgggcctaattctcatcggtatgcagaaagaatggatgctgcacgtatcaaagtagcagataagcgcgctaatgataacgcccgagaaggtcgattgcaacgtaggcaccagcaaatcgatattttggaagctgctatgacggctgaagagctattatatggtccaggaatagatgactcagt atga
- the LOC130672847 gene encoding uncharacterized protein LOC130672847, with product MGSHKKRSRSRDRSSERTSKRLRKLEDRMEEIVTGFAVIKEAILARDAPVLVTPETTASNSGDNVAQVKDSVSNQGDDLEETWTTDQDPRIDDTEVQINNTTDGGEAPAKIVEELTKPDVVETPWELDEDGLRIFGEEHVREEPELVLHSSVATRWKKYLSEGLKKEVKDSLMEKYPRKGKLSFEPPILNEEVTVNLKDSALKRDKYFGATQKLAGSALAALASVIESLAPLRDPENVKRLEQVWDASKLLIEIHRSQTVARKACILPTLSKQWATALEKRVTDSYLFGEKLVDKVKEIKAIGLVESEEVSDSGEREIINSEKTTDFQIPIETIELPEVEPISKTKPANSEPLAPQDLLSTIQRMVGARVGIHPIRNDRLLSIGAIIEAEEVLGQFLSPFFLVPKSDGQQRFILNLKELNNFIDAEHFKLEDLRSACSLLEQGIFMGTIDLKDAYFLISVWKPHRKFLRFIFNGKIFEFVCLPFGLCTCPLTFTKLLKPVINYLRSKGWLSVVYLDDFLCLGHSVNDCSENLTQTIELLERLGFIVNYDKSKLVPERRCKYLGFILNSVSMRVELPLEKEIMVRKQIEILKRKRMMKIRDFAKVVGSVVACCPAVEYSLLHCRSFERAKIQALDKSEGCFDAIMLVPKFTLIDWDWWLKALPNASRKVRNNRYERTIYSDASLSGWGAFCNDESANGLWNQEERGLHINHLELKAALLALKCFAVDLKDTDILLMVDNTTTLAYINRMGGVRYSGLHGLACELWNWCEARQLWVYATYIPSKENVEADRSSRIDNSDAEWELADYAFENIMNKFGKFEIDLFASRINTKCAVYCSWKRDPGAIAFDAFTISWSDWMFYAFPPFSMITKVIKKIKDDKAEGVLVVPHWPTQVTSTSFGIETYPGCRQVVSQALSMKVGKILKFLSERFSGGVGYSTLNSARAALSLISSEDVTNNQLISRFLKGSSKIRPSLPKYESTWDVDPVLSKLATWFPLKELALKELSMKLVLLLALGTAHRSQTLALIKISNISVSENGIEIRISDRIKTSRPGAPQPVFEIPFFRDKPELCIAQTLNHYMAVTKNLRGSIDSLFVSFNKPHKAVKSETISRWIRSTLVSLGVDQKFTAHSTRHASTSKAFERGVSIEEIKKVAGWSPSSKVFADSYQQPIIINSNKFATSVLSPSTTG from the exons ATGGGTAGTCATAAGAAGAGGTCCAGAAGCCGGGATCGGTCTAGTGAACGAACGTCTAAAAGACTTCGGAAACTTGAGGATAGGATGGAGGAAATTGTGACGGGATTTGCCGTGATAAAAGAAGCCATCTTGGCTCGAGATGCCCCTGTGTTGGTGACGCCTGAAACAACAGCGTCAAATAGTGGAG ATAATGTTGCGCAGGTAAAGGATTCCGTATCAAATCAGGGTGATGACTTGGAGGAAACTTGGACTACTGATCAGGATCCTCGAATCGATGACACTGAAGTTCAAATTAACAATACCACAGATGGAGGGGAGGCTCCTGCGAAAATTGTGGAAGAACTTACTAAGCCGGATGTAGTCGAGACTCCATGGGAGCTAGACGAGGATGGTCTTCGTATTTTCGGGGAAGAACACGTACGAGAGGAGCCTGAGTTGGTCCTACACTCCAGTGTCGCCACGCGCTGGAAAAAATACCTGTCAGAGGGGTTAAAGAAAGAGGTTAAGGATTCCCTTATGGAAAAATACCCTAGAAAGGGTAAGCTTTCATTCGAGCCGCCGATTCTAAACGAGGAGGTGactgtaaatttaaaagattcGGCTCTTAAACGAGATAAATACTTTGGTGCGACTCAGAAATTGGCAGGGTCTGCTTTGGCGGCGTTGGCTTCTGTTATTGAGTCGTTGGCACCTCTGAGAGATCCAGAAAATGTCAAAAGGTTGGAGCAGGTCTGGGATGCTTCAAAGCTGTTAATCGAGATCCATAGATCTCAAACAGTTGCGCGCAAGGCCTGTATCCTGCCTACTTTATCCAAACAATGGGCTACGGCGCTGGAAAAGAGAGTAACGGATAGTTACTTATTCGGTGAGAAGTTAGTGGATAAAGTGAAAGAGATCAAGGCGATTG GGCTCGTCGAGTCAGAAGAAGTCAGTGACTCAGGCGAGCGGGAGATCATCAACAGCGAAAAAACCACTGACTTCCAGATTCCTATCGAAACAATCGAATTACCCGAAGTCGAGCCAATATCGAAAACAAAACCAGCGAACTCAGAACCATTAGCCCCGCAGG ACTTACTCTCCACCATCCAGAGGATGGTCGGAGCAAGAGTCGGCATACATCCAATCAGAAATGATAGATTGCTTTCGATAGGCGCGATAATCGAAGCTGAAGAAGTTCTAGGTCAGTTTCTTTCGCCGTTCTTTCTGGTGCCTAAGTCTGATGGTCAACAGAGATTCATTCTGAATCTGAaggaattgaataattttattgatgcaGAACATTTTAAACTCGAGGACCTTAGGTCTGCGTGTAGTCTTTTGGAACAGGGTATTTTTATGGGCACAATTGATTTGAAAGATGCCTATTTCCTGATTTCAGTGTGGAAGCCACATCGCAAGTTTCTaaggtttatttttaatggtaAAATCTTTGAGTTTGTTTGTTTGCCTTTCGGCCTATGTACGTGTCCATTGACATTTACAAAACTGTTAAAACCAGTGATAAATTACCTTCGCTCAAAAGGTTGGCTCTCGGTTGTGTACCTGGATGATTTCTTGTGCCTGGGTCACTCGGTCAATGATTGCAGCGAGAATCTAACTCAAACCATCGAGTTACTCGAAagattaggatttattgtcaatTATGACAAGTCAAAGCTGGTGCCAGAAAGAAGATGTAAATACTTagggtttattttaaattcagtatCGATGAGAGTTGAGCTTCCACTGGAGAAAGAGATCATGGTACGAAAACAGATTGAAATCCTTAAAAGAAAAAGGATGATGAAGATTCGCGATTTTGCCAAGGTTGTTGGGTCAGTGGTAGCTTGTTGTCCAGCTGTGGAGTACAGTTTGTTGCATTGCAGATCATTTGAAAGAGCAAAGATCCAGGCCTTAGACAAAAGTGAGGGTTGTTTTGATGCGATCATGTTAGTGCCAAAGTTTACCCTAATAGACTGGGATTGGTGGCTAAAAGCCTTGCCAAATGCTAGTAGGAAGGTGAGGAACAATCGGTATGAGAGGACGATTTATTCGGATGCGTCCTTGTCTGGTTGGGGTGCTTTTTGTAATGACGAGAGCGCCAATGGACTCTGGAACCAAGAGGAGAGGGGTCTCCATATAAATCATTTGGAGCTCAAAGCGGCTCTACTGGCCTTGAAATGTTTTGCGGTTGATCTGAAAGATACAGATATCTTACTCATGGTGGACAACACTACGACGTTAGCCTACATCAATAGGATGGGAGGTGTTCGTTATTCTGGCCTTCATGGATTAGCATGTGAGCTGTGGAATTGGTGTGAGGCCCGCCAGTTATGGGTTTACGCCACGTACATTCCCTCAAAGGAAAATGTTGAAGCCGATCGCTCATCTCGGATAGATAATTCGGATGCTGAGTGGGAGCTGGCAGATTATgcatttgaaaatattatgaaCAAATTCGGGAAATTCGAGATCGATTTATTTGCTTCGCGAATCAACACCAAGTGCGCAGTCTATTGCTCCTGGAAAAGAGATCCAGGGGCTATCGCCTTTGATGCCTTTACGATCAGTTGGTCTGATTGGATGTTCTATGCTTTTCCCCCCTTCTCAATGATAACtaaagtgattaaaaaaataaaagatgacAAGGCAGAAGGTGTCTTAGTCGTACCTCACTGGCCCACTCAG GTTACGTCAACATCCTTTGGCATCGAAACTTATCCAGGTTGTCGCCAAGTTGTCAGCCAGGCGTTATCAATGAAAG TGGGGAAGATTTTGAAGTTCTTGTCCGAGAGATTCAGTGGTGGTGTTGGGTATAGCACGCTGAACTCCGCAAGAGCGGCTCTGTCATTAATATCAAGTGAGGATGTTACAAATAATCAGCTGATAAGTCGTTTTCTCAAAGGATCCTCAAAGATAAGGCCCAGCTTACCCAAATATGAATCTACGTGGGATGTGGATCCAGTTTTGAGTAAGTTGGCAACGTGGTTTCCGTTAAAAGAGTTGGCATTGAAGGAGTTGTCCATGAAGTTAGTGTTGTTGTTAGCCCTGGGTACCGCTCATCGTTCCCAAACGTTGGCGTTGATTAAGATTTCCAATATCTCCGTTTCGGAAAACGGAATTGAAATACGTATCTCAGATAGGATCAAGACTTCTCGACCAGGAGCTCCGCAACCAGTTTTTGAAATTCCTTTCTTCCGGGATAAACCTGAATTGTGTATTGCACAAACTTTGAACCACTACATGGCAGTGACAAAAAATCTTCGAGGAAGTATTGATTCACTATTTGTCTCATTTAACAAGCCGCATAAAGCAGTCAAAAGTGAGACAATTAGCCGGTGGATAAGATCAACCTTGGTGTCGTTAGGAGTAGATCAGAAGTTCACCGCGCATTCTACGCGGCATGCCTCGACATCCAAAGCGTTCGAAAGAGGTGTTAGCATCGAAGAAATTAAGAAAGTGGCTGGTTGGTCCCCGAGCTCAAAGGTATTCGCTGATTCTTATCAACagccaataattattaacagcAATAAATTTGCAACGTCAGTACTATCACCCAGCACAACTGGATGA
- the LOC130672855 gene encoding ankyrin-1-like, with product MDDLEKYYDMMHSIKQGNTQKVRDIIEEFGLSSCSLWDDGYQLLTATVEKNQVEIVAYSLQNNAKVNSDREVLPLLQIAAMNNNTKIFKILLEHGAKISNNNISPIKLAVEYDNIEIVKLIVKHKNFGKKYDQSLLHTAVKKNNFEMVSLLLEIGADVNEYDEDRSAPIHHAVEACNNDILQLLLDYGADINAKNKYGNTPLCLVLMVPMSSYNGTHLTSTILREYLRHLPGNPMNKSKLDILLDNDADINGLDIRKYISRSNRGSTLHHVGGGVSRVITITNSSIIRGVTAALVNVTRGVAGSVNGSDENSSSENKKCIIKHIVKLRSRNTPLSNNNNMLLSSLIKHKPLDDYKKICEQELSRAMMEKIPNSGISFYNILSKNSDFLAAYAKNINYPSCLALRDYEGSITTSMSWTTSSELKNITLAPSGNRGAPLQLLTHSFLLCQRDHTSVQLVKQFYILFLLQLA from the coding sequence atGGATGACTTGGAAAAATATTACGACATGATGCATTCAATAAAACAAGGAAATACGCAAAAAGTAAGAGACATAATAGAGGAATTTGGTTTATCATCCTGTTCATTGTGGGATGATGGGTATCAACTACTTACTgctaccgttgaaaaaaatcaagtaGAAATAGTTGCATATTCATTGCAGAATAATGCAAAAGTTAACAGCGATCGTGAAGTCCTGCCACTTCTTCAGATAGCCGCCATGAACAACaacacgaaaattttcaaaattcttctGGAACACGGCgctaaaataagtaataacaATATATCACCAATTAAGTTAGCAGTTGAGTACGACAATATTGAGATCGTAAAACTTATCGTTAAGcacaaaaattttggaaaaaaatatgatcagTCATTACTGCATACGGCTGTCAAGAAAAACAACTTTGAAATGGTctcattattattagaaattggTGCGGATGTCAATGAATATGATGAAGACAGATCAGCTCCAATCCATCACGCAGTAGAGGCCTGCAACAATGATATTTTGCAATTATTGTTAGATTATGGAGCAGATATTAatgctaaaaataaatatggaaATACTCCACTTTGTTTGGTTCTAATGGTTCCAATGAGTTCGTATAACGGAACTCATTTAACGTCTACTATCTTGAGAGAGTATTTACGTCATTTACCTGGCAATCCaatgaataaaagtaaattggATATTCTCCTAGATAATGATGCAGACATAAATGGTCTTGATATTCGTAAATATATTTCACGTAGTAACCGTGGTAGCACGCTTCATCATGTTGGTGGTGGTGTTAGTAGAGTTATTACGATTACTAATAGTAGTATTATTCGTGGTGTTACTGCAGCTCTTGTTAATGTTACTAGAGGTGTTGCTGGTAGTGTTAATGGTAGTGATGAAAACAGTagttcggaaaataaaaaatgcattattaaacatattgtAAAGTTAAGAAGTCGAAATACACCTCTatctaataacaataatatgtTATTGTCTTCTCTTATAAAACACAAACCGCTTgatgattacaaaaaaatatgtgagcAAGAACTGTCCAGAGCAATGATGGAAAAAATACCAAACTCAGggatttcattttataatattttgagcAAAAATAGTGATTTTTTAGCTGCAtatgcaaaaaatataaattatccttcGTGTCTCGCACTTCGAGATTACGAAGGTAGTATCACTACTTCTATGTCATGGACCACAAGTTCAgagctaaaaaatataacactAGCGCCTTCCGGTAACCGTGGCGCTCCCTTACAACTGCTTACTCATTCGTTTCTTTTGTGTCAGAGAGACCACACGTCAGTGCAATTAGTGAAAcagttttatatattatttttgctaCAATTAGCTTAG
- the LOC130675270 gene encoding dolichyl-diphosphooligosaccharide--protein glycosyltransferase subunit DAD1: MSVVAVLKKFYNEYKKSTPKKLKIIDCYLLYILLTGVIQFVYCCLVGTFPFNSFLSGFISCVSCFILAVCLRLQVNPQNKTQFYGISPERGFADFIFAHIILHLVVMNFIG, from the exons ATGTCGGTTGTAGCAGTGctgaagaaattttataacgaGTACAAAAAAAGTACACCGAAGAAACTCAAAATAATTGATTGTTATTTGCTATACATTTTACTAACCGGTGTCATACAATTTGTATATTGTTGCCTGGTTGGCACATTTccatttaatagttttttaagtGGATTCATTTCATGTGtatcatgttttattttagcag TTTGCTTGAGACTACAAGTCAACCCACAAAACAAAACTCAATTCTATGGAATAAGCCCAGAACGTGGATTTGCTGACTTTATATTCGCACATATTATTCTTCATCTTGTTGTTATGAACTTCATtggataa